One Bacteroidetes bacterium SB0662_bin_6 DNA window includes the following coding sequences:
- a CDS encoding enoyl-ACP reductase, whose amino-acid sequence MTGNGLLQGKRGLVFGALNDQSIGWAIAEAAHREGASLVLSNAPVARRLGTLNSLAEETGGQVIWADATSDDDLTALYAQVKEDGPLDFIVHSIGMGVNLRKNVPYPELNYAWYQKTLDISAISLHRIVHHALEAGVLTDGASIVALTYIGAQRVFSKYSEMGDAKALLESITRSFGYRLGKRGIRINTVSQSPTRTVAGSGIDGFDAMFEFAERISPLGNADAASCADYTVTLLSDYTRMVTMQTLYHDGGFSAMGISDEVVEGLAKAFPPGQEE is encoded by the coding sequence ATGACCGGAAACGGGTTGTTGCAAGGAAAAAGGGGGCTTGTCTTCGGCGCCCTGAACGATCAGAGCATCGGATGGGCTATTGCGGAAGCCGCGCACCGGGAAGGAGCGTCTCTCGTGCTTTCGAATGCGCCGGTGGCCCGACGCCTCGGTACGCTGAACAGTCTGGCCGAAGAAACCGGGGGGCAGGTTATATGGGCAGACGCCACCAGTGACGACGACCTGACTGCACTGTATGCACAGGTCAAGGAAGACGGCCCGCTTGATTTTATCGTGCATTCCATCGGGATGGGCGTCAATCTGCGGAAGAACGTGCCGTATCCGGAACTCAACTACGCGTGGTATCAGAAAACGCTGGACATTTCCGCTATCAGCCTGCACCGGATCGTGCATCATGCGCTCGAAGCCGGCGTCCTCACGGACGGCGCTTCCATCGTCGCGCTCACGTACATCGGCGCCCAGCGCGTGTTCTCGAAATATTCGGAGATGGGCGACGCGAAGGCCCTGCTGGAAAGCATTACGCGTTCGTTCGGCTACCGGCTGGGCAAGCGGGGGATTCGCATCAACACGGTTTCGCAGAGCCCAACCCGCACGGTGGCGGGATCGGGGATTGACGGATTTGATGCGATGTTCGAATTCGCGGAGCGTATTTCCCCCCTCGGCAACGCGGATGCGGCGAGTTGCGCGGATTATACCGTCACGCTCCTGAGCGACTATACCCGCATGGTGACCATGCAGACGCTGTACCATGACGGGGGCTTCAGCGCCATGGGTATTTCGGACGAGGTCGTCGAGGGGCTCGCAAAAGCATTTCCGCCAGGACAGGAAGAATGA
- a CDS encoding L,D-transpeptidase yields the protein MRAAFFPIFFALVFGISGAAPPDRDASPPLYYSIERDGTLYARPDRTAPLPDFRPLALQEPLFMLDAQDGWLHVRTMDDVTGFVPEEAVSNVWLRISKKQQTLFVYRGADLAMRISVDLGLNAIMDKVRRGGTLEPDHWRTPEGNFHIVAKNPNSKFYKALVLNYPSAEDAERGIRSGLITEEEYDAIMEADETLEMPPMGTLLGGFIEIHGNGTGGSVNWTQGCIAVTDWWIDRLWEIVHVGTPVLVE from the coding sequence ATGAGAGCTGCGTTCTTTCCGATCTTTTTTGCACTGGTTTTTGGAATATCCGGGGCCGCTCCTCCGGACCGGGACGCTTCGCCTCCACTCTACTACTCCATCGAACGGGACGGCACGCTGTATGCACGTCCCGACCGGACCGCACCGCTGCCCGATTTTCGTCCGCTCGCCCTGCAGGAACCGCTCTTTATGCTGGATGCGCAGGACGGATGGCTGCATGTCCGAACGATGGATGACGTGACCGGCTTCGTACCCGAGGAAGCCGTATCGAACGTGTGGCTCCGCATTTCAAAGAAGCAGCAAACGCTTTTTGTGTACCGGGGGGCGGATCTGGCAATGCGGATTTCGGTCGATCTGGGTCTCAATGCCATCATGGACAAGGTGCGGAGAGGCGGCACGCTGGAACCCGATCACTGGCGTACGCCCGAGGGAAACTTCCATATCGTGGCGAAAAACCCGAACAGCAAATTCTACAAAGCGCTGGTGCTGAACTATCCCTCGGCGGAAGACGCCGAACGGGGAATCAGATCGGGCCTGATTACCGAAGAGGAATATGACGCGATCATGGAGGCGGACGAAACGCTCGAAATGCCCCCGATGGGCACCCTGCTGGGCGGGTTCATCGAAATTCACGGCAACGGTACAGGGGGCAGTGTAAACTGGACGCAGGGGTGTATCGCCGTAACCGACTGGTGGATCGACCGGTTATGGGAGATAGTGCATGTGGGTACGCCGGTGCTGGTGGAGTAG
- a CDS encoding DUF899 domain-containing protein: protein MADDRITELERQIGELIAELNTLRKASLGAPVRNYTFATLTGDTTLLDLFGEKDKLLAIHNMGQGCRYCTLWADGFNGLLAHLESALSVVLLSKDPPETQRRFANARGWRFRLASHGGGDYIREQSVVNGQSNYPGAVIYERNGDAILRKNACVFGPGDIYCAMWSLLGLAGLGEKEWTPQYAYWSRPGKLDDGGLNVLE, encoded by the coding sequence ATGGCAGACGATAGAATTACCGAACTCGAACGACAGATCGGCGAGTTGATCGCGGAACTGAACACCCTGCGAAAGGCCAGCCTGGGGGCGCCCGTCCGCAATTACACCTTTGCGACGCTGACCGGTGACACCACGCTGCTCGACCTGTTCGGCGAAAAGGACAAGCTGCTTGCGATCCACAACATGGGACAGGGCTGCCGCTATTGTACGCTGTGGGCGGACGGCTTCAACGGATTACTTGCCCATCTGGAGTCGGCCTTGTCTGTAGTACTCCTCTCGAAGGACCCGCCGGAAACCCAGCGCCGATTCGCCAATGCCCGCGGTTGGCGGTTTCGACTGGCCTCGCACGGCGGCGGGGACTACATTCGCGAGCAATCCGTCGTAAACGGCCAGAGCAATTATCCTGGCGCTGTGATCTACGAACGCAACGGCGACGCCATACTGCGCAAGAACGCGTGCGTGTTCGGGCCCGGAGACATCTATTGCGCAATGTGGAGTCTGCTCGGCCTCGCCGGACTGGGCGAAAAGGAATGGACGCCCCAATACGCTTATTGGAGCCGCCCGGGTAAGCTGGACGACGGCGGCTTGAACGTGCTCGAATAG
- a CDS encoding VOC family protein — protein sequence MNFTIYLVFDKNCREAFELYRTVFGGEFTEFLTYGEGPPEMNVLEGDRDLVMHMSLPIGSNVLMGCDIDSQTPPLIPGNNFAVSVSPDSREEADRLFSELSEGGAAVMPMADMFWGGYFGMCVDKFGISWQINFGPPAD from the coding sequence ATGAACTTCACCATTTATTTAGTCTTCGACAAAAACTGCCGGGAAGCATTCGAATTATACCGCACGGTATTCGGCGGCGAGTTCACGGAATTTCTCACCTATGGCGAGGGACCGCCGGAAATGAATGTGCTGGAAGGCGATCGCGACCTCGTCATGCATATGTCGCTGCCTATAGGATCCAACGTCCTGATGGGCTGCGACATCGACTCGCAGACGCCTCCGCTCATCCCCGGCAACAACTTCGCCGTTTCCGTCAGCCCTGACAGCAGGGAAGAAGCCGACCGGCTATTTTCCGAACTGTCCGAAGGAGGCGCCGCGGTGATGCCCATGGCAGACATGTTCTGGGGTGGCTACTTCGGTATGTGCGTCGACAAGTTCGGCATCTCGTGGCAGATAAACTTTGGACCTCCGGCGGATTGA
- a CDS encoding aldehyde dehydrogenase (NADP(+)), translated as MTLHGKHLIAGWTNGEATEGFRAWDPVQGASLDPVFIEASSADIDAAAEAAEAAFEAYAATEPAHRADFLERIASEIEGLGETLVERASRETGLPEGRIRGERGRTVYQLRLFAAVVREGSWVDARIERAVPDRTPIPKPDLRRMSVPLGPVAVFGASNFPLAYSAPGGDTASALAAGCPVICKAHPAHPGTSELVAHAILRAAEAEKMPAGVFSLVHGQGYEVGLALVRHPLVQAVGFTGSLQGGRALFDAAAARPVPIPVYAEMGSVNPVFILPSALENGAEALAEKLAGSILLGVGQFCTNPGLVFGVGGEAMEAFLQALGEHIRRAEPASMLHRGIRDRFCAGTDRLAAAQGVERVAASEREADPARTEGGGALFRTDVQTFLANDMLSEEVFGPSSLVVVARDTAELESVAHSLKGQLTAAIHGDEEDIARYDRLVHVLRRKAGRFIFNGFPTGVEVCPAMHHGGPYPATTDVRTGAVGDTAIQRFVRPVAWQNFPSSALPPELRDRNERGIRRLVDGEYSTGDVE; from the coding sequence ATGACACTTCACGGCAAACATCTTATTGCAGGCTGGACGAACGGCGAGGCTACGGAAGGCTTCCGGGCCTGGGATCCGGTACAGGGTGCCAGCCTGGACCCCGTGTTTATCGAGGCTTCTTCTGCCGACATCGACGCGGCCGCCGAAGCCGCCGAGGCCGCTTTCGAGGCCTATGCGGCCACCGAACCCGCCCACCGGGCGGATTTTCTGGAGCGTATCGCATCGGAGATCGAGGGTCTCGGCGAAACGCTGGTCGAACGCGCCAGCCGGGAAACAGGACTTCCGGAGGGTCGGATCCGGGGAGAACGGGGCCGCACCGTGTACCAGTTGCGTCTCTTTGCCGCCGTCGTGCGGGAAGGCTCGTGGGTGGACGCCCGCATCGAACGGGCCGTGCCCGACCGTACGCCCATTCCGAAGCCCGACCTGCGCCGCATGTCTGTGCCCCTCGGACCGGTGGCCGTATTCGGGGCCAGCAACTTTCCGCTGGCCTATTCGGCGCCGGGGGGCGATACCGCCTCTGCGCTGGCCGCCGGTTGCCCGGTAATCTGCAAGGCGCATCCGGCGCATCCCGGCACCTCCGAACTGGTGGCCCACGCTATTCTCCGGGCCGCCGAAGCCGAAAAAATGCCTGCCGGCGTGTTCTCGCTGGTGCATGGACAAGGCTACGAGGTAGGGCTGGCGCTGGTCCGGCACCCGCTGGTGCAGGCAGTGGGATTCACCGGATCGCTTCAGGGAGGACGTGCGCTCTTCGATGCGGCGGCCGCGCGCCCCGTGCCAATACCTGTGTATGCCGAGATGGGGAGCGTCAATCCGGTGTTCATCCTGCCTTCCGCCCTGGAGAACGGGGCGGAGGCCCTTGCCGAAAAACTGGCGGGGTCGATTCTGCTGGGCGTGGGGCAGTTCTGTACGAACCCGGGGCTGGTGTTCGGGGTCGGCGGGGAAGCGATGGAAGCCTTCCTGCAGGCTTTGGGCGAACACATCCGCCGGGCCGAACCGGCGTCGATGCTCCACCGGGGCATCCGCGACCGGTTCTGCGCCGGCACCGACCGCTTGGCTGCTGCGCAAGGGGTCGAGCGCGTGGCGGCTTCGGAGCGAGAGGCGGACCCGGCGCGTACGGAGGGGGGAGGAGCCCTCTTTCGCACAGATGTGCAGACCTTCCTGGCGAACGATATGCTGTCCGAAGAGGTGTTCGGGCCGTCGAGCCTGGTCGTGGTGGCGAGGGATACCGCTGAGTTGGAAAGCGTTGCCCACAGTCTGAAAGGGCAGCTCACCGCGGCGATTCACGGCGATGAAGAAGATATTGCCCGCTATGACAGGCTCGTTCATGTGTTGCGGCGAAAGGCGGGCCGGTTCATATTCAACGGATTTCCCACGGGCGTGGAGGTATGCCCTGCCATGCATCATGGAGGCCCCTATCCGGCCACGACCGATGTGCGTACCGGAGCCGTGGGAGACACCGCGATTCAACGGTTCGTGCGGCCCGTAGCCTGGCAGAATTTTCCCTCGTCCGCATTGCCCCCGGAACTGCGCGACCGCAATGAGCGCGGCATCCGGCGCCTTGTGGATGGGGAGTATTCGACAGGGGATGTGGAGTGA
- a CDS encoding sulfatase translates to MLVGAVAAVSTVSAQPADRPNIVFIFSDDHATQALGAYGGRLAALDPTPNLDRLADEGMLFRNAFVTNSICAPSRAVILSGLHSHLNGVETNARHDSLEASIPVFPEMLQQGGYRTAIIGKWHLKSDPRGFDYWEVLPGQGDYYNPAFRTQEGDTQYEGYVSDIVTDRALEWLENGRDTDEPFLLMYQHKAPHRNWLPGPTHLNRYDDVEIPAPRSLFYDYSGLSTPAVLQEMEISTDLRWGWDLKLPLNPEHLDEVAEGYQWIDRFTPAQRTNWEAAYGPKNDTFYERYRVGGMQERDLIRWKYQRYLKDYLRTIYSMDENIGRLLDYLEETGLAENTIVIYNSDQGFFLGEKGWYDKRWMYEESFKTPLIVRWPGVVQPGSESKALVQNLDLAQTLLDMAGVAPSSPMQGHSLVPLLQGEIPEDWRESVYYHYYEFPWPHHVHPHEGVRTAGYKLIHYYTLDQWEFFDLEADPDELRNVYGDRAYAEMIAHLREELARLKEQYNVPAR, encoded by the coding sequence ATGCTGGTCGGTGCGGTTGCCGCCGTTTCGACCGTCTCGGCGCAGCCCGCCGACCGCCCCAATATCGTTTTCATTTTTTCGGACGATCATGCGACGCAGGCGCTCGGCGCCTATGGGGGCCGCCTTGCCGCACTGGACCCCACCCCCAATCTGGACCGCCTCGCGGACGAGGGCATGCTATTCCGGAACGCCTTCGTGACCAATTCCATTTGCGCGCCCAGCCGGGCCGTCATTCTGTCCGGTCTGCACAGCCACCTGAACGGCGTCGAAACGAATGCGCGGCATGACAGCCTCGAAGCCTCCATTCCCGTTTTTCCGGAAATGCTCCAGCAGGGAGGCTACCGGACGGCTATCATCGGCAAATGGCATCTGAAGAGCGATCCCCGGGGGTTCGACTACTGGGAAGTGCTGCCGGGCCAGGGCGATTATTACAACCCGGCGTTTCGAACGCAGGAAGGGGATACGCAATACGAGGGCTACGTCAGCGACATCGTGACAGACCGGGCGCTCGAATGGCTCGAAAACGGGCGGGATACCGACGAACCTTTTCTGCTGATGTACCAGCACAAGGCCCCGCACCGCAACTGGCTGCCCGGCCCGACGCACCTGAACCGCTACGACGACGTGGAAATCCCCGCGCCACGCTCCCTGTTTTATGATTATTCCGGTCTTTCGACGCCTGCCGTGCTGCAGGAGATGGAAATCTCCACGGACCTGCGCTGGGGATGGGACCTGAAACTCCCTCTGAACCCTGAACATCTTGACGAGGTCGCGGAGGGATACCAGTGGATCGATCGCTTTACCCCGGCCCAGCGAACCAATTGGGAGGCGGCCTACGGCCCGAAGAACGATACCTTCTACGAGCGGTATCGCGTGGGGGGCATGCAGGAACGCGATCTGATTCGCTGGAAATACCAGCGATACCTGAAGGATTACCTGCGCACCATTTATTCGATGGACGAAAACATCGGGCGCCTGCTGGATTACCTCGAAGAGACCGGCCTGGCCGAAAACACCATCGTGATCTACAACTCCGATCAGGGGTTCTTCCTCGGCGAAAAGGGGTGGTACGACAAGCGGTGGATGTATGAGGAATCGTTCAAGACGCCGCTCATCGTGCGCTGGCCCGGCGTCGTGCAGCCCGGCTCCGAAAGCAAGGCCCTGGTGCAGAATCTCGATCTTGCGCAGACCCTGCTGGATATGGCCGGCGTGGCGCCGTCCTCGCCGATGCAGGGCCACAGCCTCGTGCCGCTGCTACAGGGAGAAATCCCTGAAGACTGGCGCGAATCCGTCTACTATCACTACTATGAGTTTCCGTGGCCCCATCATGTCCACCCGCACGAAGGGGTGCGCACGGCAGGGTACAAGTTGATCCATTACTATACGCTGGACCAGTGGGAGTTCTTCGATCTCGAAGCCGACCCGGACGAACTCCGCAACGTGTACGGCGACCGTGCATACGCCGAAATGATCGCACACCTGCGGGAAGAACTGGCGCGGCTGAAGGAGCAGTATAACGTACCGGCTCGGTGA
- a CDS encoding type II toxin-antitoxin system VapC family toxin, translating into MILLDTNVVSELMRPSPHPVPEAWVARRAAAGLFFSAVGEAELRYGIAIMPAGRRRDELLSAIEAMLREDFSGRVLPFDSDAARAYAEIAAARRAAGRSASQADVQIAAIARSRGMAVATRNVRDFDGMGIDIIDPWAGV; encoded by the coding sequence ATGATTCTGCTCGATACCAATGTGGTTTCCGAGTTGATGCGTCCGTCGCCGCATCCTGTTCCGGAGGCCTGGGTCGCAAGACGGGCGGCAGCCGGTTTGTTCTTCTCCGCAGTGGGCGAGGCGGAACTTCGTTACGGTATAGCGATCATGCCGGCAGGGCGGCGTCGGGACGAACTGCTTTCGGCGATCGAGGCCATGCTGCGCGAAGATTTTTCAGGACGGGTTCTCCCGTTCGACAGCGATGCGGCGCGCGCCTATGCAGAGATTGCAGCCGCCCGTCGTGCTGCCGGTCGGTCCGCTTCGCAGGCCGATGTCCAGATTGCGGCCATTGCCCGCTCGCGCGGTATGGCCGTGGCGACGAGGAACGTTCGGGACTTCGACGGCATGGGGATCGATATTATTGATCCTTGGGCGGGCGTGTGA
- a CDS encoding plasmid stabilization protein: MASITIRKLDDDVKTRLRKRAAGHGRSMEEEARVILREAVERKEGPANLASAIRARFAPLGGVELELPPREPMREPPRFG; the protein is encoded by the coding sequence ATGGCGAGTATCACGATTCGTAAACTCGACGACGATGTAAAAACGCGTCTTCGCAAGCGGGCGGCCGGGCATGGGCGCTCGATGGAGGAAGAGGCGCGCGTGATTCTGCGCGAGGCGGTCGAGCGCAAGGAAGGACCGGCCAATCTGGCGAGCGCCATTCGCGCCCGCTTTGCGCCTTTGGGTGGCGTCGAACTGGAGTTGCCCCCACGCGAACCCATGCGTGAACCGCCCCGGTTCGGTTGA
- a CDS encoding phosphotriesterase-related protein, with protein sequence MPMIQTVRGPIEAAELGVCYGHEHLLSGPPEPSPNEMDFVLDDEDAAALELRSFRRAGGAAVVEMTTPDYGRDVAGLRRISERTGVHIVCAAGYNKDPFSASFVNGVSVEELTERFVREIVEGIDGTGIRAGLVKASSTLNEISQVAEKVFRAAAAAHLRTGAPVSTHTEAGTMALEQVRLLESAGVDPRCVVIGHMDRKLDLSYHLEVASTGVFLGYDQISKVQYYLDRERAEAIAHLVDAGYGSRILLGGDLARRSYWPAWGHAEGPGFAYILEGFVPRLRQIGVSDAAVDDLLITNPARAFAFSAPETA encoded by the coding sequence ATGCCGATGATCCAGACGGTCCGGGGACCGATCGAAGCCGCCGAACTGGGCGTGTGTTACGGCCACGAGCATCTGCTAAGCGGTCCCCCGGAGCCATCCCCCAACGAGATGGACTTCGTACTTGACGACGAGGACGCCGCCGCGCTCGAACTGCGGAGTTTCCGCAGGGCCGGGGGAGCGGCTGTCGTGGAAATGACCACCCCGGATTATGGCCGAGACGTGGCCGGCCTGCGCCGGATCTCCGAGCGGACGGGCGTACATATCGTGTGCGCTGCCGGATACAACAAGGATCCGTTTTCAGCTTCCTTTGTCAACGGGGTATCCGTCGAGGAACTCACGGAGCGTTTCGTACGGGAGATTGTCGAAGGTATCGACGGCACCGGCATCCGCGCCGGTCTGGTAAAGGCATCCTCCACGCTCAACGAAATCAGTCAGGTTGCGGAAAAAGTGTTTCGCGCCGCCGCCGCGGCGCATCTCCGGACCGGCGCACCTGTTTCGACCCATACCGAGGCCGGAACGATGGCGCTCGAACAGGTCCGCCTGCTGGAATCCGCCGGAGTCGATCCGCGGTGCGTCGTCATCGGACATATGGATCGCAAACTGGACCTGTCGTATCACCTCGAGGTGGCTTCCACCGGCGTTTTTCTGGGGTACGACCAGATCAGCAAGGTGCAGTATTACCTGGATCGGGAGCGGGCCGAGGCGATTGCCCATCTTGTCGACGCCGGGTATGGAAGCCGGATACTTCTTGGAGGAGATCTGGCCCGCCGTTCCTACTGGCCTGCCTGGGGCCATGCCGAAGGCCCCGGATTTGCCTACATTCTGGAAGGATTCGTCCCGCGTTTGCGGCAGATCGGCGTAAGCGATGCGGCAGTCGACGACCTGCTGATAACTAATCCGGCAAGGGCGTTCGCGTTTTCGGCGCCGGAAACGGCCTGA
- a CDS encoding FAD-dependent oxidoreductase, whose amino-acid sequence MIAEKRAEVLVVGSGSAGATTAIAAAKTGADTLLVERYGFMGGVSTQVLDTFYGFYTPGKSSRKVVGGVPDLVVDALKARGAMLIRPNTYGAGDGVTYDPETLKMVWESLALEAGVRLLFHTFVMDVLMDGARVAGVVAATKRGWFEIRADCIVDATGDADVAAWSGAPYEGPDEGPVQSLTTTFRMTGVDDARARAVRKEDLHALLAQAVETGKYDLPRREGSIHITPYPGVMATNMTRVGDVDATDPEQLTRAEVEGRRQAMEYARFLRDFVPGYERAFLTDFSNQIGVRESRRIRGVYRLTKEDVLAARKFDDAIAQCGAPIEDHHAGRDTHWEYLPDGATYDIPYRCLLPQQVEGLLVAGRCLSAEHDAHASVRSMAQCMAMGQAAGAAAALSCQGKTLPHTLPVDTLRERLAGMGAVL is encoded by the coding sequence ATAATAGCCGAGAAACGCGCCGAAGTGCTTGTTGTGGGCAGCGGCTCCGCCGGGGCTACCACGGCTATCGCAGCCGCAAAGACCGGCGCCGACACGCTGCTTGTTGAGCGATACGGTTTCATGGGCGGCGTCAGCACCCAGGTGCTGGATACGTTCTACGGATTCTATACGCCGGGAAAATCCTCCAGAAAAGTCGTGGGCGGCGTGCCGGACCTCGTCGTGGACGCCCTGAAAGCACGCGGGGCCATGCTCATTCGCCCGAATACCTACGGGGCGGGCGACGGCGTGACCTACGATCCCGAAACGCTCAAGATGGTTTGGGAGTCGCTTGCGCTCGAAGCCGGAGTGCGGCTCCTTTTTCACACCTTTGTCATGGATGTCCTGATGGATGGCGCCCGTGTGGCGGGCGTGGTTGCGGCCACCAAGCGGGGCTGGTTCGAGATCCGCGCCGACTGCATCGTGGACGCCACCGGCGATGCGGATGTGGCTGCCTGGTCCGGCGCGCCGTACGAAGGCCCGGACGAAGGGCCCGTGCAATCGCTCACGACTACCTTCCGCATGACCGGCGTGGACGACGCCAGGGCCCGCGCCGTGCGCAAGGAGGATTTGCATGCCCTGCTGGCCCAAGCCGTCGAAACCGGCAAGTATGACCTGCCGCGCCGCGAAGGGAGCATCCACATTACGCCGTACCCCGGTGTGATGGCCACCAACATGACCCGGGTGGGCGATGTGGACGCCACCGATCCCGAACAATTGACCCGCGCCGAGGTCGAAGGCCGCCGGCAGGCCATGGAGTATGCCCGTTTTCTGCGTGATTTCGTGCCGGGGTACGAGCGCGCTTTCCTGACCGATTTCAGCAACCAGATCGGTGTGCGGGAAAGCCGCCGTATCCGGGGCGTCTACCGGCTGACGAAAGAAGATGTGCTGGCGGCCCGCAAGTTCGACGACGCGATTGCGCAATGCGGGGCGCCCATCGAGGATCACCATGCCGGGCGCGACACGCATTGGGAATATCTTCCGGACGGCGCCACCTATGACATACCGTACCGCTGCCTGTTGCCGCAACAGGTGGAGGGGTTGCTTGTGGCTGGCCGGTGCCTGTCCGCAGAACACGATGCCCATGCTTCCGTACGCAGCATGGCGCAGTGCATGGCGATGGGACAGGCGGCGGGCGCGGCGGCGGCGCTGTCCTGCCAGGGAAAGACCCTGCCTCATACGTTGCCGGTCGATACGCTGCGGGAACGGCTCGCCGGGATGGGCGCCGTATTGTAA
- a CDS encoding Gfo/Idh/MocA family oxidoreductase — MTDTTPRGSSITLLGTGLIGMFYALAVNGSRGRDRVRSVFSRSAERAETFAGEWGIAHHTDDLETAIRHPETDMVIIGLPNQLHEECVRIAAEAGKGILCTKPLGRTAAEAKRMLAMVEEAGVFHGYLEDLVYTPKTLKAIRSVQEGALGDILWVRSRETHPGPHSAWFWDIEQAGGGALIDMGCHTIEIVRNFVGKNNRPVEVMCWADTLVHPIDAEDHGVALIRFESGAVGQIEVSWAFRGGMDLRDEVAGTEGTIWLNHWLRTGFEMFTSGETGSYVAEKVETPSGWLFPVGDEPKALGYTDMFQDMFEAAEAGREPMETFYDGYVVNAVLDACYKSAKSRQWEEVVLDDWRAEKPHPRVAPTVREIDGHVIIKEEVLPDGTTRRILKNKQTGHVTQVTLD; from the coding sequence ATGACAGACACTACCCCCAGAGGATCCTCCATCACTTTGCTCGGAACCGGCCTGATCGGCATGTTCTATGCGCTGGCCGTCAACGGTAGCCGGGGGCGCGACCGCGTCCGCAGCGTGTTTTCGCGCAGCGCGGAACGGGCGGAGACCTTCGCCGGAGAATGGGGCATCGCCCATCACACCGATGATCTGGAAACCGCGATCCGGCATCCCGAAACGGACATGGTGATCATCGGCCTGCCCAACCAGTTGCATGAGGAATGTGTTCGAATCGCTGCGGAGGCCGGCAAAGGCATCCTTTGTACGAAACCGTTGGGCCGGACCGCCGCCGAGGCAAAACGCATGCTGGCCATGGTCGAGGAAGCCGGGGTGTTTCACGGGTATCTCGAAGACCTCGTCTATACCCCCAAGACGCTCAAGGCCATCCGAAGCGTGCAGGAAGGCGCATTGGGAGACATTTTGTGGGTGCGCTCCCGTGAAACGCATCCCGGGCCGCACAGCGCCTGGTTCTGGGACATCGAACAGGCGGGCGGCGGTGCGCTGATCGACATGGGGTGCCATACGATCGAAATTGTCCGGAATTTCGTGGGCAAAAACAATCGCCCGGTGGAAGTCATGTGCTGGGCCGACACGCTCGTCCACCCCATCGATGCGGAGGATCACGGCGTGGCGCTCATCCGCTTCGAAAGCGGGGCAGTCGGGCAGATCGAGGTAAGCTGGGCGTTCCGGGGCGGCATGGACCTGCGCGACGAGGTGGCCGGAACGGAGGGCACGATCTGGCTCAATCACTGGCTGCGCACCGGATTCGAGATGTTTACTTCGGGCGAAACGGGCAGCTACGTGGCCGAGAAGGTCGAAACGCCCAGCGGGTGGCTGTTTCCGGTGGGCGACGAACCGAAAGCGCTCGGCTACACGGACATGTTTCAGGATATGTTCGAGGCGGCGGAGGCAGGCCGGGAGCCGATGGAAACTTTTTACGACGGATACGTAGTCAATGCGGTCCTCGACGCCTGCTACAAATCGGCTAAATCGAGGCAATGGGAAGAGGTCGTGCTGGACGACTGGCGAGCAGAAAAACCGCATCCGAGGGTGGCGCCGACCGTTCGCGAGATAGACGGACATGTCATCATCAAGGAAGAAGTACTGCCCGACGGCACGACGCGCCGCATCCTGAAAAACAAGCAAACGGGACACGTTACCCAGGTAACGCTCGATTGA
- a CDS encoding HAD family hydrolase, giving the protein MWSGPRNISTALMRAWEARGDTVVTDEPLYAHYLLKTGAPHPGRDEIIARCETDWRKVAAQLTGETDSGENLVEGAHRNGDGQRSGTGNRDAPVRKYIHYQKHMAHHLLPEMEGPWLERLTHAFLIRDPAEMAVSLARITANPGPDDTGLPNQCALYRRVTQKLGRPAPVIDARDVLENPAGVLEKLCVALGVPWTPSMLSWEPGLRPADGVWAPHWYDQVATSTGFRSRPPGNREVPKALHELVETCRPLYEALHRNRITA; this is encoded by the coding sequence ATGTGGTCGGGGCCGCGCAACATTTCCACGGCGCTGATGCGCGCATGGGAAGCCCGCGGCGATACGGTCGTGACGGACGAGCCGCTGTATGCGCATTATCTGCTGAAAACCGGCGCCCCGCATCCCGGACGCGACGAAATCATCGCGCGCTGCGAAACGGACTGGCGCAAGGTGGCAGCGCAGTTGACCGGTGAAACGGACAGCGGAGAAAACCTTGTCGAGGGGGCGCATCGCAACGGGGACGGGCAGCGCAGCGGGACAGGAAATCGGGATGCGCCCGTTCGGAAGTACATTCACTACCAGAAGCACATGGCGCATCATCTGCTCCCGGAAATGGAGGGGCCCTGGCTGGAACGGCTGACCCATGCTTTCCTGATCCGCGATCCGGCAGAGATGGCGGTGTCGCTGGCCCGCATCACGGCGAATCCCGGACCGGACGATACCGGACTGCCGAACCAATGCGCGCTGTACCGGCGCGTAACGCAAAAGCTGGGGCGACCGGCCCCTGTAATCGACGCACGCGATGTGCTGGAAAACCCGGCCGGCGTGCTCGAAAAACTCTGCGTGGCGCTCGGCGTACCCTGGACTCCGTCCATGCTCTCCTGGGAGCCGGGCCTGCGGCCTGCGGACGGCGTCTGGGCTCCTCACTGGTACGACCAGGTCGCCACCTCGACGGGATTCCGGTCCCGTCCCCCGGGAAACCGGGAGGTCCCGAAGGCGCTGCACGAGTTGGTCGAGACCTGCCGCCCCCTGTACGAAGCATTGCACCGAAACCGGATCACAGCCTGA